The window ACGTAGGCGTTACGGTCAGAGGCGCATGTCACAATGCGGTTGGACTCTGGGGCCCAGTCAATGCCTGTGTGAATAATCATGAAGCTCTATTCAAGTGCCAAATGATGGATGAATGGTAAAGCAAATAATATATTTTACTTGAGATGTCAAAAATTGACCAGTTCCATTAGTTCAGACATCACCAAAAGAGAACATGTGTCATAAATTGTAGATGATGTTATTCCCAAGGTCAAGAGTCAACTTTCACTCTCAAAACTGAAATTCATTAAATAACAGTTGACATACAGTGAACTTAAGGCTTTTCAGGCTATGAGGGTCACATCTCCATTATAtatctctcattttctcactcaAACTCAAAAGTTTCGCATTTATCAGGAAGGTTTTATcacatccttcctctccttcagtcaCTTGTTAACTGATGTAAGTTACTGTACCGGTGATTCGTCCACTGTGCTCAGTCAGCTCATGGATCTTGACCCATTCTTTGCCTTTCTTCTCATAGATGTTCACCACATTGTTGTTAGGACTCACTGCAACCTCTGTATAGAAATATGTGTGCAGAAAAGTCAGGCACCATAAGCACTTTataataatgatataataaCACAGAATAGGAGCGGTGACTTGATTCATCAAGTCTTCAAATTCAGGGAGGTTCTTCATCTGAGGAGGATGAATGTGCCCAGCAAATGTCATAGCTATTAGGCTGTTACAGTTTAGATAGAAATACAATCCAAATGTATTTATTGGCAGACAGCCGCAGTAATCATGGGGTCATTCCTGCTGAACTGAATAAGGCCTGATGTAAAGTGTATAGTGTAATTCACTGCAGTGTTCAACAATCACTGCGATGTcaggcacaaaaacagcagcagacatccTGCAGCTGAAGTGCAGTCAGATGCATGAGAGAACAATCTTTCAGTCCATTTCCTGTATTGATAATCAGATTCCCTGTGGTTCCCCAGGCAGCATTAATGCAATTAGTGGAGGGAGAAAATGTATCTACTTTCTGCATGGCAAGCGTGGTCCCACCCCCTATTGAACCCGTAGGTTATGCAGCCAGGTTGGTTTGTTGTTTCACTTACGGGTCCTGTCTTTATTCCAGGTGTGGCAGGAGAGCGGCTCCAGGCCAAAATTGTACAGCGACATGTCtgaacagagcaggagaggctgGTGGAATGTAGCTGCTGTCACGGCAGCTCTGcagatgtgctgctgcaggtccCAGGATGAGATcagggaggaggacagtgagacACTTTTGCAGAGAAACGTGATTTTTAAGGACAAAGCAAAGTCAGCGTTGTTGTGTCTGGGTTGAGAAATGAAGCGGACAATGAACTATGAAGTTGGTGTCACACTTTAATGTAATCATAAAATCCTGAACACGGAATTGGTGGTTTGATGCTTGGAAATCATGTCAGAAGAAGGTAGTTAAATCCACTTTATGGGCACACTTACGGTATATGTGTATGAGTTTACTACCTGCAACTCTCCCTGTAGCTCATTGGTAGCTAGGTGAGTAATGACTGTGTGATAAGAGTACACCTTTATCAGGTGTGGTGCACGCTGTACAAACATGCTTTGACTGTTacgtctgtctttctctctgccctctAACGCTAACCTGATCCTGACTGGAGAAAACAAACCTTGGATTTTTGAATACAGAGATATCAGTTTGTACTGTTTTACATTATCAACATAAAGGCAGAGGAAAGAAGTGAGTTCCTAACAGTTTGAAAGGCTTCGAGTCCAAGGAGACACTACCTCAAAGTTTTACATACAAGTACATTCCAAGCATTGCTGTTggtgctgtatttgtttttaccCTGCCTCatcaaacagacagaggcagagaattATTGATGAGAAGCAACATCCGATAGATCAGTGTCAGAATCCAAATGGACAGCATAAATCAGTTTTACTTGCGATGAAAATTAGGCAAGCTGATCAGACGTGATAAAAACAATGAGAGCTGAGGTCTTACCGTTGCTGTATGTATGTGGTCAGGTTGAATTTGCAGCGGTGGTGAGAGGTGCAGGGCTGTATTCGTGGACTCTGGGCAGTCGACACGAATGAAGCTGTGCTGTCTGGAGGAAGTGACTGTGGTTTTCCTGAAGGGATTGAAAGAAAGGTGGGTGTGTCTGCTAAAAGCTATTGAGTAAGCACCTCCTCTGAAGCAAGTTTGTTGTGATGAACCAAGATCTCTTGTTGACTAATGCCATACAGCTGGCAACCACCAGTATACGCATACACTAATGTATAAAACAACCCCTTCTAGATATAAATAGTAGAAACCTATAATTTTGCCTTTAAAGCTATCTGTGTATCTAAATAACTTATTCTTCTTTCAGTAATTCATCTACAgagttttggatttttttttattttttttttttagatttttaaataGTGCTTTAGGGCTGCAACAAACAATTATCGgttaatttgacttcttttgttttttcaacttttttgtgtgtaaaatatcagaaatagTGACAAATAGAATTTTGAAAAACTCAAAGGACCAGTCAATTATGAAAATGGTTGACAAATAATTTTCTCTTGACCTCCTAATGAATTTCTTGACTAATTAATTCAACTCTAAAGTAGAtagaagccaaaaaaaaaagaaaagaaaaaagtcttgGGATGCAATGACCACATTTGAGAGCCTGTCATGATTATTCAGAATGTGTATGTGCAATTTGTTGTTTAATAAATAGATTTTTGTCAGAACAGGAAGTTTTGGTGCCCTGAATACTATTTTTGATTGAACACTTTTATTATGAAAGAATCCAGCCGGAAGTGACGGTTCACTgctttgaagaagaaaaacaggcaaGTTACACGTCATTTCTTATTTGGTGAGGATTTTCGTGCAGTTTGTAATTTGAACAGTTAGCGTTCGTTGTCACACATTTATGTATAAATTTGGTCAAGCTTGtcacttgtttttgtctgtaagGGTGTGTTTTTCGCATTGTTTTCATACGGAGCTGTGGCTGGCTAACAGTTAGCTTGCTAAGCTAATTTTAGTGTTTGGTAAGTTATCCAATATGGCTAATCGTGAATTCCTCAGGTGTAATGACAGTAACTTTTCTTTAGGATCGCATTGACTGACGTTTTATTTACAGCCAACAAGCCGGTAGAGTTAGCTACGTAACTGTTGCTGTTTTAGCTCTACGCAGAAACAAAACGTTCATCAGATAAGAGTgacattagctaatgttaactAGTGTAACATGAGGTGACTGTTTAGTACGTTACATTTAACGTTAGCAAACGCTTACCCACTCAAGTACCTTAGCTAACGGTACTGTGCTAACGTTACGGTACCATTTGGAGGTAACGTTACCTGCACTATTACAGGTTGGTTAGCTAATATTCGCTACTTCCTCTGCATCTGAGGAAAAGCACTGTGCCTACCTGCTGTTCGTACGGCTGAAGCTGCTCGGTGCTTTGCTGCGGAATATTTTGCATGAAAACAGTGATAGAAGTATTCAAATCCTTGTAGCAATACGTCAGTGTTACCACAGAAAATTTAAATTAGAGCCCTACATTTGGAATATGAAGTTATTGAAGTGAAAGTATAGAAGTATTTGAAAAGTGTACATAAAAATCCAAACTGAAAGTAACTTTACTCATGTAGAATTTGTTGGGTTCTGTTGGATTCTCCTCTTACTTAAAGTCCaggatgtgtttctgtgaatgtaATTTACTGTAGAAGAATGTTCTTTCCAATGAGTTTACAAATATCTAAATGGTCTGGGCCCCACTGCAGATTCCCTTTGCCTTGCAGTGGTAAATCTTTGTTGCcacatgtcttgttttttaatattgtaGTAGACATTTGTTTGTGGTCAAACTGTACAGTAAGTCACTTAACCACTGATTTGTGGCAgtccttcttccttccttctacTCTTTAGCATTTGTTTGCCTTAACAGGAAAGTATGGAGGCCCTTTCCATATAGATATACAACTGTTTAGTTTTATTGATCCAGTTTGAGTGGTGTTTTGGGATGACACTTGTCAGTATAATTCCATCACATAGCTTAGATCATATTACTTAGTCCATTATATGTCATCATCcagaaacaaatatttaaacaaTAGTCATTGCTGTTTTAACACCTGGGAGTAGTTGTCAGTATCATTTCTTATGATGGTCCTAGTTCCATTATTTAATGCATGATTGTAAGTCAAGAAGTGTTTACATCATTTTCATACTGACTGGACTGTGGCATGTTCCTCATTTAAAGAGCTAAAGGGACTCTTATAATTTGGAGAAGCTTTAAAATCCAGTATCTGTTAATCTGTTAGGAAAACCAGCATGAAAGCATTGAAACAAAGATTGGCATGCTGTTTGTAACTTTCACTTGGTAAACCCCAAAGTCCACAGGTAGCATTTAGCTCCTGTTGCACATCAACACAGAACGGCAGTGGGCAGCTTCCTGATTCATCAGTGAGCTTCCTTTTCATCTCCTTCCAGGTCACAATACAAAGATGGCATCAAGCAGCGAGGAGGAGCGGAGTCTCCGAGAGTGTGAGCAGTATGTCCAGAAAcacaacatccagcagctgctcaaGGACTGCATCATCCAGCTGTGTACGGCCCGGCCTGATCGGCCCATGGCCTTCCTCAGGGACTACTTTGAAAGACTGGAAAAGGTAGGCTCCCTCTGACATTGGTGTTATGAGCAACCCTTTTAGATGAAAAAGacttattttatttactgttgtATAAAGTTTAACACAATTTGTTCATGTGGGTTTAAGGATCCATTGTGAAATTCAGTTTCTGTGAATTCATGCTTTCTGCACAAGCACTCTGTTATTCTTAGAGTGCCTCAGGTATGATTTCATTCACCTGTTGCCCAGCAGGAAGAGGCCCAGCATATGGCTTCACAGCACAAGTCTGGCTCGCGGTCAGACTCCCGTGAGGACGAAGTCTCTCCACCCATGAACCCTGTGGTGAGGGGTCGCAGCCGGAGAGGAGCCATCAGTGCTGAGGTGTACACAGAGGAGGATGCTGCCTCCTATGTCAGAAAGGTCAGTGGTGATGACGTCAGTGTTTTTACTCACACACCTTCAAGGACCTTCATGCTGTCttcaaagcagcacaaacacacaaatttttATACTGTCAACAATAACGTGTAATGTtgatgtgtgatgatgatgagcagtAGCAtagcaggctgctgttttcagttacAATTTCTGATAAACCCTCTGTAAACTACCCgctcaacaacaaacagcagacaagcACAGTTAGTAACCAGCTGGTGCTCCAACAGCCAGGATCAGGGTTAATGGACACCTGTCTCAAACTATCTATTTGGAAAGAGGCACACGTCAGGGCTGTCCCCTGAGCCTGACCCTGTTCGTGTTATTTATTGAACCCCTTGCTCAAGCAATTAGAGAGGACTCTGAGGTAAAGGGGATCACAATCAGAGGAGAAGAACACAAGATTTGcatgtttgcagatgatgttcTGCTTTTTATTACAAGCCCTGACTCAAGCATCCCTAATTTGATGTCTGCTAGAAAAATATAACTCATATTCTGGATGTAAGCTAAATGTTCAAAAAACTCAAAGCCTCACATTTAATTATACACCCCACCCAGATTCAAAAGGGAAATAGAATTTTAAATGGGACTCGATCGCAATAAAATATTTAGGAATAAACCTAACTAAAGACATGTCAAAACTTTTTGAAAACAACTATGACCTCATAAATACAGAGATCAAATCTGACATTTCTAGATGGACCCTCCTCCCACTAGATATGAGTAATAGAATAGAAATAATCAAAATGAATGTCTTGCCACATCTTCTTTATCTCTTTCAGTCTTTGCCTCTGGAGGTACCCCAAAAACAATTTGATGAATGGAATGCGTGGATTTCATAATTGATTTGGAACAGTACTAGACCTAGGGTCCAGTTGaagacactgcagctgaaaaaagagaagggaGAAAGAGCATTACCATGCTTACAGGATTACTTCTTCCCTGTGCAATTGAAACCCTTGATATACTGGTGTGCTCCAAATTCTGAATCTAAATGGAAATCCCTggaaatgacacaaataaaaactcCAATACAATCTATAATAGGAAATAAAAGTCCAGCTGAAAGATACTATAACAGCTTGAAGCAATTGACTTTATTCACTCTTAAGATATTGTGCAAGGTTTTGAGGAAGTTACGAATAGAGAAACAGACTAGGGTCTTGAACTGGGTTGCCCGTCACCCAGAATTTGAACCTGCTAGGTTGGACGGGGGCTTCAAACAGTGGGTCAGGAAATGTATCACGTCTTTCTGTGCCCTCACCTCAAACAGTAAATTTCAGAGTTACGAGACTATTTCAGACACATTTGGCTTGGAAAAAAAGGACGTCCATAGATATTTGCAAGTCAGAGACTATTATAATAAAAAATTACAAACTAAAGAGGTGAAAGAATATAATTTGATTTCTATATTTTATGATGCATACAAGGAAAAAGCCAATAAAAAGAAGGTCTCAAGAATATATGGAAGTATACAAGCCTCTAAAAATCACTCTATGATGTCTATCAAACAAAAATGGGAGAGGgagtcacaaacacaaatatcagAGGAGACCTGAATGGAAATATGCGAGACACAAGCGACCACTGCAAACTCAAGATCACTGAGAGAGTTCGGCTGGAAGAATGTAGTGAGATTTTTTATAAGTCCTAAAATAACAGCATTGCAAACAGGTACATAGAGCCAAGGATTTTGTTGGAGACAATGTGGAACCTCTATGGCTAATCCATTTCCATGTCTTTTGGGCATGTCTGAAAATCCAGTTATTCTGGAGGGAGGTGGCTACTGAGTTAAATAACATAATGGGAGTGGAGTTAGAGTATTCTTTTGTTACCTCGTATCTTGGTAAAATTCCAGAAACAATCCAACACAAGGATAAATACTTACTAAAGATATTTCTGGCAAGCAGTAGGAAAGCATTAACCCGAAAGTGGTTGCAAGTTGATTCTCCAACAATGGATCGTGGCATGGGATCATTAAAGAAATTTACTGTATGGAGAGACTTACTTTTGTTTTGAGACTTGAGTTGGAGAAATGTTTTGAACTCTGGTAAAAATGGATTGTGTATGCACATGTTGAATAATATGACAGGATATCATGATGTATGTGGAAAaacatattgtttttttaactgtaaCACCCATGATGACCTCATGTTCTTTGTAAActttatgtaaataaataaataaataaataaaaagttaaaaaaaaaaaagaagaagaagagagaaaccagctggtgaacatagtggagcatttttaaaggaccagatattttttctcaggagttgatGGAAACCAAACCAGAGCCAAAAGAAGAGTGAATAATTCATCAGTTGGACGtaaacacgactccaaatgaatgttaatgtcgCTAAttttgtctgctgcttgtgtaaATAGGTACCTGCTTGCTAACACACTCAGTATAATCTCATAAGGTGATGATATATTAGTTTATGTGTcttcagcttgttctgctgctgccaaGAATTCAATCAGTGTAGCTTTAAATAGACCCATTAACATTAATTACTGTACACATTAAGGAAAAACTAGAAAAtgtcaacatgaacacagaagTAACATATTGGTCAGTTCATCACTGAGCCTGTGTAATAGCAGCAGAGGGTCAGGAGGACACAAACCTGCCATTTGACTTGTGCCATCAAAGCAATGTGGACTTTGGTTTGAGTATACTGCAGTATTAACAAGCTTTTTTTTCACCCAAGGTCATCCCAAAAGACTACAAAAGCATGGCGGCCCTGGCCAAAGCCATGGAGAAGAATGTCCTGTTTGCCCACTTGGATGACAATGAGAGGAGGTAATGGCACTCATTAGTTTGGTGGTTAAATAGTGCTTTTCAAAGTGTTTACAACTAATCAGCTTATTTTGTGCCCCTCCAGTGACATTTTTGACGCAATGTTTTCCGTCAACTACATTGCTGGAGAAATAGTCATCCAACAAGGTGAGTTTTGACACTGTGCTGCACAGTGAtggttgttttcttcttctgttcgtTGACTCctgttcctcctgctcctgttcCAGGTGATGAGGGAGACAACTTCTATGTTATTGACCAGGGAGAGATGGACGTaagatctgtttttttgtttttgtgcagacTTGAAATCCAGAAAACCCACCAGTGTTATTTAAAGTTTCAAAAGTTGTCTTTCTCTTTACTTCTTCAGCTAGATGTGCTTTAGTGCTTCAGTGAGGGAAACATGAAAAGAGAACTAACAAGATGAAAACCTCCTAAACCAACAAAGTGTTTGTTCTACTAAGAACTAACAGCCTGTTGTAGCATCTTGCTCTGTGGAGTTAtctttcagcttgttctgctgtcCCCAAGTGGCCAGAAGATATATTAATGTTTAACTTCAGCAATAGAGAAGTTGCACTTTGTTTGCGCGTGGTTCTCCAGATATGCTGCGTAATGGGAATAGTTTAGCAATATAATTTCAGGTCCAGACTTCTCACTTAACAggcatttgaatgtttttatctCTAGACGAACACACTCTATCAGACTTAGCCCTCTACCCAGACTAGCATCAGTTCAGCATATTGTAGCTATAACGATTTGGTGTAAATGCGTCCCTGCCATGTCAATGGAAACCTGGTCAATCAcaggtttctgtctgtctccttccaGGTTTATGTGAACAATGAGTTGGTGACCAGCATTGGTGAGGGAGGCAGTTTTGGGGAGCTGGCTCTGATCTATGGGACGCCTCGTGCAGCTACAGTCCGGGCCAAGTCCAACGTCAAGCTGTGGGGCATCGACAGAGAAAGCTACAGGAGAATACTCATGGTAGGCTGTGCAATGATGGGAAATGACAGAACTGAGCAGAAGATTGTGGGAAATAATGACTTGCTGTGGAAATGCTTTTTAATTGTACATCAGAGTTATTATCAAGTAAttatatgatttatttatttctttttaaggGGAGCACATTGAGAAAGCGCAAGATGTATGAGGAGTTCCTCAGCAAGGTGTCCATATTAGGTGAGAACTTAGCTCATCAgttgctcttcatcatcatgactGACTGGCCCATCTCGTTTTAAACCTGACCTGATGATAACCAGGTGAGTGCATGTGTTGACCTGAGTGTTGCTCTGGAACAGAGTCTCTGGATAAGTGGGAGCGTCTGACGGTGGCCGATGCCTTGGAGACGGTGCACTTTGAGGATGGCCAGAAAATCGTAGTGCAGGGAGAGCCTGGCGATGAGTTCTTCATCATCCTGGAGGTACACACCACGTTCTGCAAGCACTAGGCAACCACACTGGTTGTTGTAGGATGTTTGGCAAGCAGCGTTCTGTGGGGTGGTTCCTTTTGTGGCACAAAAGCGAGTAAAACCCCTGAAGATTTTGGAAAAGATATGGAAAAGTACTTCATTATCATTGAATTCTCTCGCTTCAACTTAAATTCAACTATGTTAAACGAAATTCTGCTTTAGAATAGGTGATCAGGACCCTATAGGAACAATACCATTGCCTATATCTGTCCAGTGATGACaatcaaatgataaaaatatGTTGAGAAAGATGcaactcaaaaacacattttgtgtgtcACAACACCCCAAGCTGTCATTAAGTGTGGAAAAAGACAT of the Chaetodon auriga isolate fChaAug3 chromosome 16, fChaAug3.hap1, whole genome shotgun sequence genome contains:
- the prkar1aa gene encoding cAMP-dependent protein kinase type I-alpha regulatory subunit isoform X1 — encoded protein: MASSSEEERSLRECEQYVQKHNIQQLLKDCIIQLCTARPDRPMAFLRDYFERLEKQEEAQHMASQHKSGSRSDSREDEVSPPMNPVVRGRSRRGAISAEVYTEEDAASYVRKVIPKDYKSMAALAKAMEKNVLFAHLDDNERSDIFDAMFSVNYIAGEIVIQQGDEGDNFYVIDQGEMDVYVNNELVTSIGEGGSFGELALIYGTPRAATVRAKSNVKLWGIDRESYRRILMGSTLRKRKMYEEFLSKVSILESLDKWERLTVADALETVHFEDGQKIVVQGEPGDEFFIILEGTAAVLQRRSEDEEFVEVGRLGPSDYFGEIALLMNRPRAATVVACGPLKCVKLDRPRFERVLGPCSDILKRNIEQYNSFVSLSV
- the prkar1aa gene encoding cAMP-dependent protein kinase type I-alpha regulatory subunit isoform X2 produces the protein MASSSEEERSLRECEQYVQKHNIQQLLKDCIIQLCTARPDRPMAFLRDYFERLEKEEAQHMASQHKSGSRSDSREDEVSPPMNPVVRGRSRRGAISAEVYTEEDAASYVRKVIPKDYKSMAALAKAMEKNVLFAHLDDNERSDIFDAMFSVNYIAGEIVIQQGDEGDNFYVIDQGEMDVYVNNELVTSIGEGGSFGELALIYGTPRAATVRAKSNVKLWGIDRESYRRILMGSTLRKRKMYEEFLSKVSILESLDKWERLTVADALETVHFEDGQKIVVQGEPGDEFFIILEGTAAVLQRRSEDEEFVEVGRLGPSDYFGEIALLMNRPRAATVVACGPLKCVKLDRPRFERVLGPCSDILKRNIEQYNSFVSLSV